The nucleotide window AGTTAATTTCTACctaattttctatttaaatgGCTCCTTGTCTCGATTATTTACCGTATTTTATTGCTTGAAGCACCTGAGAAGATTAAATCTGTTAATCAAGTGTAACATTGAAAACTCTTCGAGCTCTGTTACAACTTGACCAGTAAAAATTGGATGCTCACTGTTATCTTTAAGATTTATTCCTCTGTTCGAGTATATCCTATCCAGAAATAATGATTCGGATTTATATAAACGTAACGTGTTAGCTTTAATAACTTTAAGTTTACATTAACCTGACTAatagaaagggaaaaaatgaGTTAAGCTCCATGTCTTTTCTCCTCCCTTAGCTTTGTTGCTTGTTTCCGGTTATTTAtgcaggaaaaaaaaaatcaaaatttacgACGTTTATTTGCAAAAATTAGTATTGTCATAGGTTTTGTCAGGTTCAACTTTCTTCATGTCATTCAAAGATTAGAAAACTTTTTCATAGGCCGGCCTCTCTTCCATTCTCACAAACATCAACATATCTGCTCCTTTCTTTTCGAAGGAGGCACATGCGCAGTACGCAGTCCACCAAAACCTTCTTTCCTTTTAAGTCCTTgctattactcttttttttacCATGAGGTATCACAATGTCATTGAGTTGGATTGGACTGTCTCGATTCTCAGATACAAGTGTCTAAGCACTTCATGTAAACGTTTGCCGTGTAATGGTTTCGGAAAAGCATAATCAAAAAGAGGAAGATGTGGTGGCGTAACATTGTCTTGCAACATGACAACCTTACAAGTAAGATTCTGCAAATCTTTCTTGAAGCTAACTACGGATGGACTCTATTCAGAGAGAAGTCCAGCCTGAGAATCTATAACTATAGGTATAACGTTTGATGACCTTCTGCAATGAGGGATGACAACCATAACTAAGTATCAACAACTCTACTACCATAACTGTAGATTTTGTGGTTATTAcacaaaaatagaaatttaataTGTTGCCTCTAACATTTGAAAAACAATCATACAATTATTAAGCAAGTTTAATTCAAAAGGTACATAAatcaagggaaaaaaaaaaacacaacaaaatcACAGCACCCTGCCTATTTAATTTACATTGGACGAACAATACGTACAACAAATCTATTTGCTTCTGCCATCAGTTTTTGGCTTTTTCACAATTAGAACTGGACACTTCACATTCTGCGCGCAGTGGTTGCTCACACTCCCAAGAAATGCCCTGTTATTCAtatcaacaattaataaatAGACACAGTCAGTAGAGATGATAAAATTAGTTGATGAAATCATAGCCCCCAGTTCATCCAAAGTTGGATTTGCCCATTTATTAGCTCAACCCAACACATAGCCCATAAAAATTTGAACTGATATCTATTCCAAATTGATTCATGCAtgtaaaaagaaattcaaaaaaacattttcttatgataaccaaaaaaaattataagataCTAAAACATGGTAAAAGAATAAATGAAACAATTAAAAGTTAGTGAGAATTTGTTGAGTTATAACTCCTATTTTAGCCCATTTTAACGCATGTAATTTTGGGTGGGACAataatctatttatttattaactcaATCCATTTTTAACAACCCAAATTCAACTCAACCCGCTCATTTGCTACATATAAACAAGACACCATTACATAATCATGGAAAAATCCTTACGTAACTATGAAAATCTTGGGAAATTCCATACTATAACTATGAATAACAAATCTATCTGTTAAAATTTGTACCAAACAAATTAGGACAATAAATAATGATCCAATCATTTTATATGAGGCTCTTTTTGTAATTAGCTCTAAAAAAGGAGGACAAAACTCTAGTACCATTTTTAGCATGCTATACATATTTAACCATAATAAATTGAGGAAAATTTGTGCTCTTGACAAATCTTGATTTTCATCGTAATGATTTTTGACTAAATATATCTAGCCTTCAATCTAATTAAAATGTACACATGTCTATGAATCTCACCTGAAAATGAACTCACTCTTTCCGGCATGAATCCAAATTTAATCTAAATACGGGTATTAGACACTTggcggaaaaaaaaaattgaactaagTCTTACCTCTTGATGACACCATATCCATGGCTTCCCATGACGAGCATGTCGACATGTAACTTCTCCGCCGCCTGACAGATCACGTCCCTTGCATCACCATGCTCTACTATCGTCTCCACCTTAACCTGTATACAACGCAGCAACACACAAGCATTACCTCTCTACTAAAATTGACCAATTTACCCTTCATTCATCAGCAAATCTACAAAAACTAACCCCATTCAAAGCCTCGCAGGCTCGTTTCGCCTTCTCCATAACACACTGTGCAACTTCACTGCTGTACCTCTCCATGGTCGCCAATATGTCAGATGAAACCAAATACCCTGAGATTTCAACAAAATTACGAGAACTCGCCAAttcaattaatcacataataatGAAATACTCATAATACTGAAGTTTTTTTACCTTCAGGGTGATCTTTCTCACCTGTTCCGTCTAAGGTAGAGTAAACAGCTCGAGGTGGTATTGAGTAGAGAAGGATAAGGGTATCATTGGAATTTCCGGTGATTATGTTCTCTATGCACCATGAAAGGGCGTAACTGCTCTCTTCACTCTCATCTACGGCGACCAAGATCTTGCGTTCCTTTGCTGCTGCATCAGCCATCCTTTCAATTCAGAACTcacaattttgtaattttagcTGATTTTAGGAAAGTTAAGGGAATCAATATTTATAGTGTTGTCAGTAGACGGAGTGTGAGGAATTGGAAGGGACTAGGGGGCGGCTGCCTGTGGATTGAAAAAACTGTTGGCGGTTTGTGGTTTTTGCTATTTGGATCTTTTGGTTTTGAGTTGATCAGTTTGGCCAATTGATTGACGTGTTGTGATCAGTATGGCGTGGCATAGAAAAACGTTACTATCTTTGCCAATTGAAAATACTTCTAAACTTgatacaaattattaattttatttttaaattattaataactttaaaattatttatttacttgattaactaaatttaaatacattCAGATCACTCTCGATTTGTCACAAGACATAATAAATGGTCTCAAATTGTATGTCATgtaactcttaataaaaagtcgaGAGAAGTGTTAAAAACACTCATAAACTTGGCTAGATTTTACGGGTGTATTTTACTCATGTTATAAGATTggggtgtatttaagttcaattagttaaataaataaatatttttgtaaggATAAAACTAATAGTTTACACCTAGTGTTTAGcggtattttcaatatttctcgaTTTATAACTTTGTTTCATACATATTAtggtttgaattttgaaagtgAAATCTAAGCTATTTTTGTAGCTAGTTGAAGTTATATTTAATAAACAGTTgcacaaattatattatacgaAATTATCTTAtaccaaatttcaaattatacaaactcgaaaccCCAGCCCACGTAATTATCATTGAATGTTGGTCGCGAGGGATAATTAACTAagactatagctatgatgactaattaactagtatatgtttgcttaaccatgtaatttcaattttttttattttcattttcttttttatcaaatttttagtgtaaaaataagagaaataaaaagaatgaagggtgaatggaaaaatatttaaaagttaaaaattaaaattcattttttccggttattttataatttaattttatatttgcaaaaaaaaatatttggggcatcaataaaataatttaaaatataataagtgaaaaaaaaatatttgatcatcaaaaatcaaaataataaattaaaattaatccatgaataaaaattataaaaaaaaacatgtgaaAAGGAGTAAATATACCCCTACttgtgttttttaaaataaattaaaaatttaaaaatatttttttcattaaaataaagatatatatgagtatttgtataacaatagatattctttttctactattatataagagggagtttatgatgggacattctATGTGttccatcataaactccctatataatatataatataataatataatataataaatcattttttctactatataatatatataatgcGAAATGGTTTAatagacccttgtacttgtatgcGTTTGTATtatgaacccttctacttaactCTTTATCAATTGAACCATTAAACttaataaaacacaatttatcaAACCCTTCTAACCATTGACTAGGCTTCTGTGGCATCAATATGGTTGAGTTGGCAAAAGTGCGTGAATTCACTCTCGTTAAGGCGAGTGATATCCTAtctaagttttaaaaaatattaaaaaataaaacaataaaataaaaaacctttaaaaaaaataactaaaaaaggCTTTCTTCTTCCGCCAATTGGTTCACTTCCATTTTTGGCCATCTTCAACCCTATCcaatccatttttctttcttcttcacactCTTGTCATCTTCTTTAGCAGATCTTCGCATTGGCACCTAAAGGGAAACGACGCAggtcaatggaagaagaacgaGGCGGGTGAGGGTGGGATCTGGCCACGACAGCGAAAAGGTTTTTCGATCAAATCTGGTGGCCATAGTGCGACGGAGATGAAGACGGGTGAGGAATAGAGCACGTATGGTCGCCGACAAGAGTTGCGACGACGACTGAGACGACGGCGAGGAGCCTCCTAGCATATTTTTACATCGGAGACAGTAAGGAGTTTCTTGGCCATCTGATACTCCGGAGAGGATGGAGAGCATAGCGGTCGGTGATAGTGAGAGGCGAGGAGCTGGTGCGGCGGCTTAAGGTTTCTGGATTTGTGGAGGTTAGAAAAGGAGGAAAGAAAATGGTGAGGCTGTGTGATGAAGATAAAGGTTGGTAGAGGGGATCATATTTGTGGTCTCGCCGGCAAGAAGAGCGGCAACAACATCGACTTTTTTCGACAGTTGGGCCATTTCACGGTGAAAATGGAAGATGAtaccaaatttcaaattatacaaacgaatcgcaaattatacaaactccAAACCCCAGCCCACGTAATTATCATTGAATGTTGGTCGCGAGTGATAATTAACTAagactatagctatgatgactaattaactagtatatgtttgcttaaccatgtaatttcaattttttttattttcattttcttttttctcaattttttagtgtaaaaataagagaaataaaaagaatgaagtgtgaatggaaaaatatttaaaagttaaaaattaaaattcattttttccggctattttataatttaattttatatttgcaaaaaaaaaaatttggggcatcaatgaaataatttaaaatataataagtgaaaaaatatatttgatcatcaaaaatcaaaataataaattaaaattaatccatgaataaaaattataaaaaacaaaacatgtGAAAAGGAGTAAATATACCCCTACttgtgttttttaaaataaataaaaaatttaaaaatatttttttcattagaataaagatatatatgagttaacaataaatatatatatatatatatatatattttttattttttttttattattattattttttttttctttttNggagtttatgatgggacattctatgtgtcccatcataaactccttatataatatataatataataatataatataataaatcattttttctactatataatatatataaggcGAAATGGTCTAatagacccttgtacttgtatgagtttgtattgtgaacccttctacttaactCTTTATCAATTGAACCCTTAAACttaataaaacacaatttatcaAACCCCTCTAACCATTGACGCTTATGTGGCATCAATATGGTTGAGTTGGCAAAAGTGCGTGAATTCACTCTCGAGGCGAGTGATATCCTAtctaagttttaaaaaatatttaaaaataaaacaataaaataaaaaaactttaaaaaaaaaactaaaaaaggcTTTCTTCTTCCGCCAACTGGTTCACCTCCATTTTTGGCCATCTCCATCCCTGTCcaatccatttttctttcttcttcacactCTTGTCATCTTCTTTAGCAGATCTTCGCATTGGCACCTAGAGAGAGACGACGCGGGTCAGTAGAAGAAGAATGAAGCGGGTGAGGGTGGGATCTGGTCACGACAGCGAAGAGGTTTTTCGGTCAGATCTGGTGGCCATAGTGCGACGGAGATGAAGACGGGTGAGGAATAGAGCACGTATGGTCGCCGACAAGAGTTGCGATGACGACTGAGACGATGGTGAGGAACCTCCTAGCATATTTTTACACCGGAGACAGTAAGGAGTTTCTTGGCCTTCTGATACTCCGGAGAGGATGGAGAGCATAACGGTCAGTGATAGTGAGAGGAGAGGAGCTGGTGTGGCGGCTTAGGGTTTCTGGATTTGTGGAGGTTagaaaaagaggaaagaaaATGGTGAGGGTGTGTGATGAAGATGGAGGTTGGTAGAGGAGATCGTATCTGTGGTCTTGCCGGCAAGAGGAGCGGCAACAACATCGACTTTTTCCGGCAGTTGGGCCATTTCACGGTGAAAATGGAAGATGATGTGAAGAGACCcaaacttttaatttaaaataataaattaaaatttaatttgtcaaaattgatcaaaactttatgatttttcttttgtcaaaaaagaaattattgtaaaaataaaaaatgatgtggCAAATTTTATCTGACATGACATGTGACATCAGTGCAATTGAGAATCACGATGAGTTGAAAGGGTTCAATAGGTTGAGTTTAGATGGGTTCaggggtccagatgacaaagaGGTAAGTAGAAGGATTCACAATACAAACGCATACAAGTACAAGGATCCACCAGATCATTTTGcctatatttaatatatacataaactcccttttattatatagtacaaataaatataatatatatatatataatataatatgatatataataatataatataataaatcatttacaaatgacttaaaatatttaatatttaaaagatatataataaaatagattGACTCTTAAAATTCTATCcgggtcacatatattgggacagaaaaaataacatatatcatttcaaaattaccaaaaaagtattataaataataataattaacaacttaaaatatttgaaagatattttaaaagggttaattttgtaattttatccatatcacataaattaggacaaagtgaccagcaatgtaggttatttgaaagttacataaaaatattataaatcacaataattagtaacttaaaacattttttttttttaaaaatgcaaatttggatgactcttcaaatttcatttgtgtcacataaattgagacaacaaaaataacatatattgggtccatttaaatttatttgtcttatttttttattttttttatatttaaaaattgcgtaaaaatactataaatcatgataattgacaatataaaatattgtttcaaaaaaaataaaattgacaacataaaatatgttttgaaaaaatacaaaaaactgATTATTGAAGTTTATCTAttgtaaaaatactataaatcatgataattgacaacataaaatatttcaaaaaaaatacatataaaaaatttcgattgattcttgaaattaatctattgttaaaatttatgtataaaatacaataaatcgtgataattgacaacttaaaatatttattaaaaaaacacaaaaaaagaaattgactgattcttaaaattaatctatcaatgtcacataaaatgagacaaaagtagtaatatgtattatttaatgtgaaattattgaaaactgcgtaaaatgtattgtaaatcttaacaattaacaacatttgattaactctttaaattttatctatgttacATACATTGAGACGAgcggagtaatatatattaagtatttacaaattatgtaaaaatattataaattacattattaacaacttaaaatatttaaaaatcatattaaatttaaataactcaCTATATTTTATctgtgtcacatacattaggacaaaaaataatagttattgggcccgtgcttaagggagtttatgcccaagtataatatataatattcaatgaatctccaaatttcatttgtgtcacataaattgagacaacaaaaataacatatattgggtccatttaaatttatttggcttatttttttagtttttttttttaaatttaaaaattgtgtaaaaatactataaatcatgataattgacaacataaaatatttcaaaaataaatacatataaaaaaaattcgattgattcttgaaattaatctatcattaaaaattatgtataaaatacaatatatcgtgataattgacaacttaaaatatttattaaaaaaacataaaaaataaattaactgattcttaaaattaatctatcaatgtcacataagatgagacaaaagtagtaatatgtattgtttaatgtgaaattattgaaaactacgtaaaatgtattataaatcttaacaattaacaacatttgattgactcttaaaattttatctatgctacatacattgagacaagcggagtaatatatattaagtatttaaaaattatgtacaaCCATATTGCTTTCTGTAGGCTTCGAATTATCGTGGTCATTTTTTAGGCTGATACAAGTTTTgtacattttcaattttttttaatattataaatcgcaataattcataatttaaaatatttttaaaaatatattaaaaattgagttggtttcgggaattttatttatactatataaaatgggacaaaggaagcaacatatatcatttacaaatgacttaaaaaacattaaaaattacaataattaccaattaaaaatatttaaaagctatataataaaataggtttactctcagaattctatcagacTCACATTTATTGGggcagaaaaaataacacatatcattttaaaattatcaaaaaagtattataaataataataattaacaacttaaaatacctgaaagacattttaaaagggttaattttgtaattttattcatataacataaattaggacaaagtgaccagtaatgttggttatttgaaagttacataaaaatattataaatcacaataattaataacttaaaacattttttaaaaaaaatctaaaatttggatgactctccaaattttatttgtgtgacataaattaagacaacaaaaataacatatattgggtccattttaatttatttgtcttattttatttttttttggattttttatatttaaaaaatgcgtaaaaatactataaatcatgataattgacaacataaaatatgttttgaaaaaaatacaaaaaatttcactCATTCTTTAAGTGAatatatcgtaaaaatactataaatcatgataattgacaacataaaatatttcaaaaatgttgtatgtgagtagtcttattgtgccttgaatagcgtcaaagaaagtacaggtttgtgataaaaaaacttattcttttatccacgcaaacaatcgcttcaaaaactccgttattagccccaaaacataccatttatattattgggcctgtgcatagcacgggcaatattatctagtatatatatatgagttgctttcataataaaaaaagtaaaagaacaaatatacccccaaactaTTATAAATTGTATGCATATACcttccgtcatacttttgggacatacGTGCCCGTACtgttcaaaaactagagcatatatgcccttcattCTAaaggaagactaaatagggacacgtggaacaatcttatccgtcgatccgatatttaataaaggGAGAAGAGACgaatttacccccgaactttaataaatggtacgTCTATGCCTTTCGTTATACTTTCCGTCCACAtaagcccctgccgtccaattataggtacacacatacccctctcactaacggcCCCCTCATTTTTTACACGTGTCTTAAATCTAATCAACTACCCGTTTGACCTTtctttttaacccataaaccaACTACCCGCCCCATAAACCCAATACCCACCCAACTTCCTCCCGAATCCGAGCTTGAGATCAAGCTCCACAGTAACACTAACTTTTTTGTTAAATTCATTAGAGCTAAATAAATGCGCAATTGAAGTTACCACTGAGCATTTTCTTTGATTATTAGCAACAGCGccaccatttttctttttcattttcattttcatttcacGAGACGAATTTGAAGATGATGACGTTGATGTTGGTGAAGTAGGAAGAGGAACAATCGgagaaatttggaaatttgttcGAGCTTTTGAACCTCTCAACCACCTCGCCGCCGCGTCGTACGCACGCGCCGCCTCCTCCGGCATGTCGAATGTACCCAGCCAGTGTCTGCACCGCCCTATACGGTCGCGAATCTCCGCTGACCATCTCCCCCATGGCCTCTTTCTCACTCTTCTGTAACTCTTCTCCACTGATagaacattattattattatttctcttttctgcAGGACACGTGCGTTTCAGAATTAAAACTGCTGAATTTGGATCatcatttttgttttcattgttATTGTAACCGAAAAGAACATGTTCTCCAACAACAGCAGCAATTCCTTCAAGAACATGggatttttcattttcattttcattagcAGAAACAGAGTAATTATCCCAAAATGGGTCGAGGGAATAATTAGTGTTGTCAATGGAGAAATTATGATTTGGTTCATTTGGGTAATAAAGGGGTTTTTGTGTAGAGAAGAAGAATAGGATATATCTTATAGGAAATTGGGTGGGTATTGGGTTTATGGGGCGGGTAGTtggtttatgggttaaaaagaAAGGTCAAACGGGTAGTTGATTAGATTTAAGACACGTGTAAAAAATGAGAGGGCAGTTAGTGAGAGGGGTATGtgtgtacctataattggacggcaggggcttatgtggacggaaagtataacggagggcatagacgtaccatttattaaagttcgggggtaaattcGTCCCTTCTCCCTTTAATAAATGTTGGATCGGTGGATAAAATTATGACACGTGTAAGTCcgtagtataaagggtatatatgttcTAGTTTTAGGACGGCGGGCGGGAACACCATTgtccaaaagtatgacggaggatatatgcataccatttatgatagttcgagagtatatttatcctttttctataataaaaatatattcgttctaaataacaaaattaaggtgagaccttttcccttttttattaattgtttcgcacacattttttttgctcacaaaaaacgataaatccaaaatttataaaattgggTCTACCTTtgtgtgattttttttcttttcaaattaatCGTAGGAATAAGTAGTTGGTTCATCCCAACCAACAAAAGAGAACACAACACAGAAAAGCTACAAGGGAACTCTCACTTAGTTAACTCCGCCACCTCCAACGGAGCTCTCAAAGCTCAAACACTATATATCTCCTCCTTCTTCCCCTGCTCCCACATTTCAAtctcccaaaaacc belongs to Solanum stenotomum isolate F172 chromosome 1, ASM1918654v1, whole genome shotgun sequence and includes:
- the LOC125853661 gene encoding universal stress protein PHOS34 isoform X1 — translated: MADAAAKERKILVAVDESEESSYALSWCIENIITGNSNDTLILLYSIPPRAVYSTLDGTGEKDHPEGYLVSSDILATMERYSSEVAQCVMEKAKRACEALNGVKVETIVEHGDARDVICQAAEKLHVDMLVMGSHGYGVIKRAFLGSVSNHCAQNVKCPVLIVKKPKTDGRSK
- the LOC125853661 gene encoding universal stress protein A-like protein isoform X2 codes for the protein MADAAAKERKILVAVDESEESSYALSWCIENIITGNSNDTLILLYSIPPRAVYSTLDGTGYLVSSDILATMERYSSEVAQCVMEKAKRACEALNGVKVETIVEHGDARDVICQAAEKLHVDMLVMGSHGYGVIKRAFLGSVSNHCAQNVKCPVLIVKKPKTDGRSK
- the LOC125853739 gene encoding ethylene-responsive transcription factor ERF084-like, encoding MVYILFFFSTQKPLYYPNEPNHNFSIDNTNYSLDPFWDNYSVSANENENEKSHVLEGIAAVVGEHVLFGYNNNENKNDDPNSAVLILKRTCPAEKRNNNNNVLSVEKSYRRVRKRPWGRWSAEIRDRIGRCRHWLGTFDMPEEAARAYDAAARWLRGSKARTNFQISPIVPLPTSPTSTSSSSNSSREMKMKMKKKNGGAVANNQRKCSVVTSIAHLFSSNEFNKKVSVTVELDLKLGFGRKLGGYWVYGAGSWFMG